ATGCTTCAGGTGACTTCCCTGCTTTTTCCCCTTCAATTGCCTTAAATGTTTATCTGAATAAATGTTTGATGCTTTGTGTTTTTAAAACCTTCACAAAGTATTTTTACTCTTGAAAAAACTTCTCCAAGAATGAGGAGGGGGGGACCTGGTGACTGACAGAAGAGCCAGCCTATCAACTGGGCAACTTTGACTTTTGCTGCAAACAGAATGAACAGATTTCTCCTGATCTTGACCTGGGAAAGAAGACTGAGTGACTCAGCTACCACAGCAGGCCCACCATTAAAATTATGTACTCCTGCACGAACCTTTAGTGATTACTCTAGTAGGGTGTTCTAGTAAGAAGGCAGTGGGGAAAAAGCAGACGACACAAATCAGATATCCTTTGGCATGCAGCAAAAAGAACATACCTTTTCCATTCTCACACTCTTTCATCAGTTTATTGTGCTTTGAAACTGCCTTCAGCAGGCGTTGCAGTCGTTGGCCAGGCTGCATaaagaaaaagcaaaaacatTCCAAATGATATGGCAAAGAGCACGGACCTATCAACTCTTTCCTCAGAATGAACGAGGCACATCTGTATAATTTCCTCAAAAACATTTCAAATCTCCCACATCAAAGCAAAATGTAAACAGTATTGTAAAAATAACAGTTCAGAACAACAGCCTTGCCATAAATATTTCAGTCAGCAAAGCTGCATTACTTTTTTTCCCATAGTCATGTCCTGGCGTTCAAAGGTGAAGGAAAAATCTATAGAAAGCAACAGAGATGTTACTGTTTTGTCAGTTTGCATTTTGTCAAGTCACTGAAGTCTTATCCAGGTGACATTTGCATGACAGCGCCACAAGCAGCCTCATCAAAGACGACAGAATGGTATTCAACAGTTGCGTTATGACTGCTGTCAATTTACTGTTTTCTGTTCCCAATTCTAAAGCAGACCAAATCAAATTAGGGTAAGTAGGTAGAAGTGTGAACAAAAGGCCCTGGAAGAATAAAACAGCCCAAAATGTCAGAGCCACGCTGTTGAGGCAAGTAGGGAGTCTTGATGTGGTTTTTATCCTTTCTTTCCAAGAATAAATGGTATGCCCCCTGTTGGACTTCAGTGGAGAGGCATTCAGCCTCCCAAACATTAAGCGCATGATTCATCCAAAAGTGGGCATATGCTTCCATGGGAACCAGTGAATCCTAGAAGAACGTAATGCTGACTGGACCAtgccctaaagaaagtaaaactATTAAAATTAAGGTCAAAATGGTACAGGACTAGAATTTGTTTCAAACATCAACAAGGTAACAAATAGGTGCATGAGACACATACCACCACACGTCACATTGGCAATAGCAATGGATGAGGTATCTGACACACATGCCCCTCCCTCTGCTTCAAAATCTACTGCATACAGTATGAGAAAAATTTCCTTCCCCCCTTGCCATAAAACAATCAAAACCCAAGATCTCCGTGGAAAGACAACTGCACTGCCTGCAATCGGTAGACAACAGCACCCCATTTGTTGCATTATAACAGATACTGGAGGAAAGACCAATAAAAATTAGAAGGCAGCAAAACTGAAGATGCCAAACTGTATGTCTTGTAAGTTAGTCTTATAGTAGCTCATAGCTTCAACAATCATTTCATACAGTTTTGTTCAGCAACAATGCCACAGCATGGGAAACTCAAGAAGAATACTACAGGATTTCTGCAATGTAATCCTAACCCAAACTGTCCAATTAATGGTGAACAGATAAAGAGATCAAATGCCCATGAGGCAGAACAGCTGAGGGAatacaaagaaaaaggagaaagaaaggaagacaaAAAACAGAAAACGATACTGTTCTCTGCTTCTGTCCCAAATTCTAATCTCTGCCACTAGACACCAAACTACAAATATATGTCACTGCTCCACTTAAAAACAAGAAGGAATTCAGATTACATGAAACCAAAGTATTTGTGTTCTTAAAAATCCTATGAGGAAGGTGTGTAGTTCCTTGTCTAAAAAAGAAATTTGGCAAGCTCTGCATGTTACAACACTTTAGCACCTGTACTCTCTCTGCCTTGTTAAAAAGCAGGTGGATGGCATATACAAAAAAGGAAGATCTAAACCATGGTCCCTTGGTAATTGCATCTCACACTACATTTTAACATTTGTCACATTTATGCTTGAAAATAGCTGTGATTCTTGCATGATACCAGTACCTCATACTAAAGACTAAAATGCAGAAAGCAAGAAAGTTGTAGGGGATCCTTTTAATTACAATATATTATTGATACTTACAGTACAGTGTGGATCTAGCATGGATTTGCACCATTCAACAGCTTCCACAGTACATGGCCTCATAGTCTCCGTCCGGCCATGATAAAAACGTCTAGTCATAGCAGTTTCATAGCAAGAAGCTGGGCTAGAAAATAATTATAAAAAGAAAGGTCTCTCTCTGCCTTTGAAAAGGATGCCAGTGATTCACTCTAGAGGGCATTATGTTTAATCATTGAGTAAAGAACGCTTGTTCACAGACATCAGGAAAAAGGACAAACATCCATCAAAATAAAGAATCCCATTTCATTTTTGTTAAAATAGTAAATTAAGCATTTTCCATTAATTCTCAAGGGCAGGAAGATTGAGTGTATACAAACAGCTACTTTGCACTTTTGTCCTGCTTTTCCTCTATGCAGCTCAGGGCAGCGTATATAGAGTTGCACTCTCTCCAGCTGTTTTGACTCAGTGACAATGCTTGGATGTAGCTGAGGCTAAGAGACAGGGATTGGCCTAAACAAATCCAGGGGGGTTAGCAGCAGAGGATCTGAGTCCCACGTAACTCCTGAGAAACTGGTCACAAATCCTACCACATAATCAAGAGAAATTAATCACACAGTTGTGCAAGCAGGGGAGTGGTCTCCTCACAACATGAGGGGACATTACAATCACCATCCACTATAAATCATTATATGATAAATTCAGTACTGGAGGATAAGTTTTATATCTGGAGTCCACTGATGAAAGAGGGACAGGACAACTAGGAAAATACATTGAGACTTGGAAAGAAGGCCCTGTTTGTCCATTATCAGTGCTCCCCAAAGCAGAGTTAGACCTTTCTAAGCCACTGACTGCAGCGGACATAGAagtgtgtaattctgcttaggaatgcaccaTATAGGTACCTGACCCTACATGCTCATGGTTTGCCTGGGTAATAAACTTTTTCTTACTGTCCATGAAGTTTATAATAGGCCAGCTGGAGAGCAAGCTGAACAAACGTATCAGGATGAAGCTTCTGCTTCTTGATTAGTGATTTGCCAAAGGATGTGAAGGCATAATTCACAAGCTGCATGTCAGATGTCTGAGAAACAGAAAAATGGTATTACCACAGGAAAAGTGGAGAAAGACTATGCCAACTCCCACACAATGCATTACAGCCAAGGCAGTACTCTACTTTTTTCTTTATGTAAAATAACTGAATTCAACAAAGATGAATCAAAGAACTCAATCATTTACCTCATTCTCTGGAATTGAGAAAGCCAGTCAATGGCTTATCCACCCATACATTCAAAGAGTTTTCAAACTGCCTTAAAAATAATACAGCATTGCTTGCCAAAGTCTTTGTGCTGTACTGCTTGGAAAAAACATTTCAGCGGCTCTTTAAAGGTATTTAGTGTTCTTTTCCTAAGGAATAAAGCCATTCTCTTTCTGAGCTGGGTAAGTGTGGGGAAGGCAGCTGTTCAATTCCTTTCTCTGGAACTGGGCACCGATAGCTACAATGGGGAATTAGTGCTCCTTCAAACAGTCTACTCTTTCTGCCTGGCATGATGGTAATCTATTTTTATGATTAATATAATTCTATGTCTGCTTTTCTCCTGCTTCATGTACAGCATGCCATCCTAAACATCCTAGGAGAACTCTAGAGAATTAACTATGCAGACAAGCCCAATACAAACAAAGGCATCAGCGTTTATGGGAAAGGCACACACAGACAGCATACCTGCTTGTAATACTTCTCTTTAGCATGAGTGATATCATTTAGGATTTTCTGGTTCAAGCTGAAAACAAGTTCCTCTGGCCAAGGAATATCCCGCACATTATCTGAtccctgttttttattttttttaaaaaaaggaacaaaaaacacCTGTACTTATTTCCACAAAACAGAGAACATCAACTGAAAGAGAATGAAAGTGCTTTTTAACATACCTTCCATCTTCCCTCCGATTCAATGACCTTGTGATCAATGTAAGAACAGAGAACTACCACAACCATGGCATCAAACGGAGAATGCTGGAACATAAACAGTACAGAAATAATTTGGTTAGAGTACTAACCTCTTCAGCAACCTCAGTACTAACCTCTTCTTAGTGTGTCATATTACCAGTTTATTCAATTATTCAGTTTATTCAATTATATTGTCTCTCCCCACTTTCCTAATCAATGAGAGTACTCAAATTGCAATTAAAGAACCTCCCTCATAAACCATGATGAATACACAGTGTATAATATAATGATCTTCTGGATGTTTGTCAGAGCTGAATTCTGAAAATCAAATTGCTATCCATCATCTCTCtccacaaattttaaaaatatctaggCAAATCTTTTTAAGAAACACAAAGAAGCTTGCTGGTGTtacagaaaaacaacaaaaaaaccacTTACATCACAGAGTGAGGCCACTGTCCCATTTGAGAACACAATGAGGTTATAGGATTTGTCTCCCCAGCGTATTGTTGGATCTCCTGCTAGAGCCAACTTGGTCACCTAAGCCAAGAACTGATATTATGAATTCTGAAACAAACATCTGCCATGTTACACTGGAAAAGTTCAGGAAAATcttagggaaaaaaatcaaaatatataGTTGTCTAGAAGGACACACAGAACATATATCCTCTACTTCGATTTGCATTTTACATGCAAGGTGCAATAGTTGTATTGTACTAGTGTATACAACTACTGCACCTTGCATTCTTCAGTCATACATACTGTAAAACATGAAGGGGAGATACATTATCTCTAAATGCTCAGGGACATGTGGACCGTATGTACCAGGCTGGCACAACAAATCAACAGGTCCCTGACACATATCCACCAAATGTGGCCCTGCGTTTAGAGATATACATTTTCCAATGTTACAGTCAGTGCTGCATTTGCTTGCCGTATAAGGGTCCTAAGGAAGGCCAGACTGAGAAGATCATTGTACCAATGCAATTCAACCTGAGATGCATCTCTTACTCTTATATTTTGAGAATATGCTGATCAGtgattgctagggttgccagcaggcctggagacaaatgtcctgtccttttaatagaggctttgtGTGTGGAAACATGCCACTGAAGCTTCTTacagcatggaggtaaataacaccacCCGGTAAGTAATGCTCCATTAAGTTTCTACTGTAAGGACAGAACACCTTTCCTCCGGGCAGTTGGCACCTCTAGTGGTCACAGACCTGAATTTCCATTTGTTATGTACAAACTGTCCTGCAAGTATCTATAGAAACCAACTACAACTGAAAGCCATTACAATGGATCAaattttaaaacagaaagaaCTAAACCTCCGTTTTTGTCTCTCCCGTTTGAAGTTTTCCTTtgacataaatgaatgaattatCTACTTAACTCTCTTTCATATATTTACAAAGAAACCCCCTTCTGCCCTCATTTGCTCTGCAAACACCTTCATGCCATACACTTCCCTCCTTCCTACATGCTGCCTGCTGCGCACTGTGGTCTGTATTGGCTTGGACTGGATTGGGAAGAGAAGGATGTTGCATTACAGCACAGTGTTGGGCTTGATAGTTTTTACCTTATCTTTACAACATCTATATGATGCACACTGATAGCTGGTGTGAAAGCAATTCAATAGCTTTATACAACCTGTATGCTAGCCTGaagttgcatgtgtgaatgaaatCAACCAAATGTAAATACTTCCTTAACCTAAAACAGGTACAAAGAATGACACAGTATCTGGTAGAGAAAGGTAAAGGTAACGGCTATTCTATAACTACCTGTGTATAATCTTCAGGTGTAGCCTGAGGACTTGCTTCATCCAGACAGATTGTAAACAAGCTGGTCTGCATTTTTTCCAACAGGGACAGGTTTTTTGGATTCAGGTTAATAAGATAGTCACGTGTCTAGAAGGCAAGTCAAAACAATAGagagttcttcaactctgtactacAATCTCCATTCCCCATACCCTCTGGAAAAGCAACGAAACATGCTAACCTGTGCCCACTGTGTTCTCTCCTCAGAGGTTAAGGCAGCTAATCCTGGCCCCTTCGGTTCATTGGAACACCTCTTTTGGATGTAAGTAAGTTGCCTTTATGAAGAATTTAAAAAGCAAGAAATAAATCTCTCAATTGCCACTTGTTTCGGTCTTTGTCCAGAATGGATGAAATCCTGTAAACTGGGTGCAGAACCTAAGCCAGCTACTCCTCAGAGTGAGAAGCAGTGGAAGGAAGGTTTCCTTCCTTACATTCAGACTATTCTAGTGTGAACTTACTGCATTGGAAAGCCATTTAGAAAGACATGTGGCAAAGGCATATGTGTTCTGACCATACAGGGAAACATTTGATGTCTTGTACAACAACgcattttttatcccacccttcctccaagtacTGCTGCTGCGCAGACTCCATTTACATCAGTGGTGTTTGTACAGAAAACTGTTAGCCAGCTTGCAAAGGTTCCTTCAATAGACACAAAAAGTTTCTTACGGCACAATCCTAAGCAATTTACTCAGAACCCTACTCATCCAGTGAGGTTTACTTTCAGGAAACTGTTGTAAGGACTGCAGTGTAAAGGATGTATTCAGAATATAGGCAGTAGCTAATGAGTTGCGTAGCTCTTGCTGTAATCTACAAATGACCAATATGTGTTATGTGGTTACACATTTTAACAATATTTATTGTAAATGTACCTAAAAATCTCTGGTGGGCTCAATATCTGACCATCGTGCACAGCATCAAACGCAAAAATTCGACCTCGGCACAATACTATCAGATGAGATGGGCAGTCCCCTTCCGTTTCTGAAAGGGCAAGAAAAAGCACAAAAACATGAACATTTTGTATAATCAGAAGAGGGTAGCATCATCTTGCGctgggatataaattaaatagTGCCTTTCATTGAATAGCCACTACTGTTTTTGCACTTTTGctgcaagaaaactgaaagatttcACAGATTAAACCATTTAAATGTTGTGCCAGGACTTGCCTCACACAGGGCTGTTTATTTTATCTCTTCTGCTCTCCGTgatttttccttctctcttctgcaTACAGTCATAAGAATGAAATAAGCTCTATCTGTTTTAATTGGGTGTTCTTATATTTACTTTTTAATCTTTGGTCTTCTCTGCAtagggctttttcatcagttctggccccatactgcatcaatttctGTCCTGAATGTATGGTCAATATAAACCAGTTCAGTCAGATGCTTTCGTGttctgcatctgctgcagaatctttccccagtttttctccctgcacacaatTTCCCGCCCCCACAGTGAAGTGAAAGAACCGTGGCTTttctgaagtgcagaatgctttctttggtgtgaagcCCGGCCCTGCCTTTATGCCCTTGTGCCGTGGTTggctgaacagcaaccaatccatttttccccctgaattaaaaaaaaaaaataaacagcaacCTTTCAATGTTGGtgccttaaaaaacaaacaaaaacatggcATGCTTTTTTACCCATGCACTCATGGGTAAAAAAGCTGCAACATGGCTAACACAAAAGCTCTGTAGAAAaccctgaatcccacttgatattttaaagtttctgtTTGTGTTTCTTGTACTTTTTTAGTTCAttcttttttggcattttttattattatttttaaacagcaagGTTGCAACACtgctgccttaaaaaaaaatcttgtcaaTTTCTTCAGCTGATCAACTGATGAAACTGATGGGTCTTCAGCCAAATAAGGGATGTGTTCCCTAGAGAGCCAACAGCAGAAACAGGCATTTTTCTTGCGcggaacaaataaacaaacaccaCTTCAGACTGACCACCTCAAGTGTGGAATCAGAGAGGCCCAAAGTAGATCCAATCTTCGTGGATATTATCCGGGAAACTCGGTGTAAAACACCTTTACTAACTGTGTGTTTGATTTTTTTAGTATAACTTTAAATGGATAATTTAgtaataactttttaaaacataTGGGGATCTCAACACTTATATTGATGGATTATGTTAtagatgcccctgaggaagctttATAGCAAAACACATAGGGAATTTTTACTTGGAAAATAAAATACTCTTCTTCACTTGCACCATTGGCTTTTGCCTTTTCTCTCTTTGTACAGTCAGCCATTTATTCATTATGGTATGCacacccatcttcatctatatttatcatttatttacatcatttatataccacctttctccatAATAGGGAGGGACCCAAATCAGTTCACAtcattcattctcctctcctcaattgcATCCTCAGAACAACGCTGTgagcaggggcagactgggagtgAAAACATCTGGAAAAGGCCCCTTACCAAGCCCATCACCCAAAGGAAGACGAGAGGAAGATGAAGTCTGCTTGCCCCTGCCCCACCCTCCCAAAAGGtagaaagaaggaagaagagaggaagaaagaggcaggGAGCCTAGCTCAGGGCTCAGGCATTTCCTCCCCCAGGTTACGTGGAGCTCAGGCAGGCCGGGCTCAGGCCTTTTGTCATACTGGGAGGCATATCAGCCCCAGAAAGAGcccagtctccccccaccccagaatgTTGGCAAAACTGCTATAGTTGTCTAGTAATGGCCACGGAGGCCATCAGTTTCTTAAAGGAACAGGTGCACTTTTTAAATTTTGGTTTTTAACACCCCCCTCCACTgtatttttctttctgatttaaGGTGTTCCTGTAAACCTGAAGTGTTTTTCAGGTTTGAAGAAAGATCTGTCTCATCTGTTCATGGTTCCAATCTCTGATTTGGCCTAGTTGAAAATCGGATATACTACTTTAATATATGATTCTGGCTTTAATATGGGAAATGTTAAAGATGGCATTTGAATTGTATGATCAGCCATGAGATAAGTTGCTGCCATGGTGTTTTCTATTTACTGAATCCTatgctatttttaattttaaaatactcAAAATATATagtatcaataacaacaacaattaacaACCTGCAATCAAAAGCCTGAGTAGTAAGATGATAAATTTCATCTATAGAAGTCCAGCTTCTAAACATACATTTCCTAAGTATTTTTTGAAAATAAAGTGCATTTCTGTGATAATGTATTGGAGGGGGGATTCTATTCTTTTTAAGGGTTATTTGGGCTTTT
Above is a window of Eublepharis macularius isolate TG4126 chromosome 11, MPM_Emac_v1.0, whole genome shotgun sequence DNA encoding:
- the CROT gene encoding peroxisomal carnitine O-octanoyltransferase: MNMENQVTDSSEERTFQYQRSLPSLPVPALDESLKKYLDSVKPFLNQEEYQRTESIVKAFENGIGKELQQKLLERAKVKRNWLEEWWLNVAYLEARISTQIFHNFGGPGPYLEHYWVPKEGSQIERGSLSAWHTLKFWELIRTEKLPVHRSGNVPLDMDQFRMLFCTCKIPGITQDSVVNYFRTETEGDCPSHLIVLCRGRIFAFDAVHDGQILSPPEIFRQLTYIQKRCSNEPKGPGLAALTSEERTQWAQTRDYLINLNPKNLSLLEKMQTSLFTICLDEASPQATPEDYTQVTKLALAGDPTIRWGDKSYNLIVFSNGTVASLCDHSPFDAMVVVVLCSYIDHKVIESEGRWKGSDNVRDIPWPEELVFSLNQKILNDITHAKEKYYKQTSDMQLVNYAFTSFGKSLIKKQKLHPDTFVQLALQLAYYKLHGHPASCYETAMTRRFYHGRTETMRPCTVEAVEWCKSMLDPHCTPGQRLQRLLKAVSKHNKLMKECENGKGFDRHLLGLLLVAKDQCLSVPDLFLDPAFPRSGGGGNFVLSTSLVGYTRVGGAVVPMVHHGYGFFYRIRDDRIVVACSTWISCSDTDAEKLCKNLFESFQDIIQLTATAQL